A genome region from Coffea arabica cultivar ET-39 chromosome 7e, Coffea Arabica ET-39 HiFi, whole genome shotgun sequence includes the following:
- the LOC113702472 gene encoding G-type lectin S-receptor-like serine/threonine-protein kinase LECRK3, translating to MAAFLFFVLSSAFYSGIATQKSPLNISLGSSLTPTGNSSSWLSPSGIFAFGFYQQRNGYAVGIFLAGIPEKTAVWTANRDNPIFSSNVSLILSTDGRLILQQPEGQDITVADPLEPISSASMLDSGNFVLYNSDKEIIWQSFEHPTNSLLPRQRLAADHELISSASETDDSRGIFRLKMQTDGHLVQYPVGTTDVAENAYWASGTGGDGPNITLNLQDDGHLYLINSSVNIVQNLSDGGQPQNKMIYLMKIDVDGIFRLYSHSLDQKGNWSILWASSADKCDPKGLCGFNGFCTKLDNLVECKCLTGFDFVNQGNWSSGCERSFIAGSCNSTDPMVNYTIEYLESTIWEDNPFFILETNTREDCAKICLEDCNCEAAFFKDGQCKKQRLPLTYGKRVSDFNIALVKVGKPATKDEGVSEIHNNPPKKRKEEGRLYILIIGISLAVSGVLISVTAGVYVCRIKVSAYKQISQIGNVEFVQNVAPTAFSFAELDQATKGFREELGRGASGAVYKGILPNSKKVVAVKKLEKVLAEGEKEFQNELTVIGKTHHRNLVRLLGYCLDGTKRLLVYEYMSNGSLENILYKPENRLSWDERIRIVRDIARGILYLHEECETQIIHCDIKPQNVLMNENRCAKISDFGLAKILKHDQTRTCTAVRGTRGYVAPEWFRNLPVSVKADVYSFGIMLLEIICYRKNADWTYSGDEAILEEWAYQCFEARELYKLVGDQEVLEVRELERMIKIALWCIQDEPALRPSMKKVVLMLEGTVDIPVPPSPTSFLSAI from the coding sequence ATGGCTGCTTTTTTGTTCTTCGTCCTATCATCAGCATTCTATTCAGGAATAGCAACTCAAAAAAGCCCTCTTAACATTAGCTTAGGTTCTTCTCTAACGCCCACAGGCAACTCATCATCATGGTTGTCGCCATCTGGAATATTTGCTTTTGGATTCTATCAGCAACGCAATGGCTATGCTGTGGGGATTTTTCTTGCTGGAATTCCTGAAAAGACTGCAGTTTGGACTGCCAACAGGGATAACCCCATTTTTTCGAGCAATGTTTCGCTGATTTTGTCTACAGATGGCAGGCTCATTTTGCAACAGCCAGAAGGCCAAGACATAACTGTTGCTGATCCTTTGGAACCGATTTCTTCAGCTTCCATGTTagattctggaaattttgtgtTATACAATTCTGATAAGGAAATCATATGGCAAAGTTTCGAGCATCCGACTAATAGTTTATTGCCTCGTCAGCGATTGGCAGCTGATCACGAGCTCATATCCAGTGCTTCAGAAACTGACGATTCAAGAGGAATTTTTCGTCTGAAGATGCAAACGGATGGACACCTTGTACAGTACCCTGTGGGCACAACAGATGTGGCGGAAAATGCTTACTGGGCATCTGGAACTGGTGGAGACGGTCCAAATATAACTCTAAATCTCCAGGATGATGGGCATCTGTACTTGATCAATTCAAGTGTTAATATAGTGCAGAATCTTTCTGATGGAGGACAGCCTCAGAACAAGATGATCTATTTGATGAAGATTGATGTGGATGGTATTTTCCGATTGTATTCACATTCGTTAGATCAGAAGGGCAATTGGTCGATCCTATGGGCATCTTCAGCTGATAAATGTGATCCTAAAGGCCTTTGTGGGTTCAATGGCTTCTGTACAAAACTGGATAACTTGGTTGAATGCAAATGCCTTACTGGATTTGACTTTGTCAATCAAGGCAATTGGAGCTCGGGCTGTGAGAGAAGTTTTATTGCAGGTAGCTGTAATTCCACGGATCCAATGGTCAATTACACCATTGAGTACTTGGAATCTACTATATGGGAAGATAACCCCTTTTTCATATTGGAAACAAACACGAGAGAAGATTGTGCAAAGATTTGTCTTGAAGATTGCAACTGTGAAGCGGCATTCTTCAAAGATGGACAATGCAAGAAGCAGAGGCTCCCATTGACATATGGAAAAAGAGTAAGTGACTTCAATATTGCTCTAGTCAAGGTAGGAAAACCTGCAACTAAGGATGAAGGTGTAAGTGAAATTCACAATAATcctcccaaaaaaagaaaggaagaaggtCGTTTGTATATCCTGATTATTGGGATTTCCCTTGCTGTTTCTGGAGTCCTGATCTCTGTAACTGCTGGAGTTTATGTTTGCAGAATTAAGGTATCAGCATATAAGCAGATATCGCAAATTGGAAATGTTGAATTTGTGCAGAATGTAGCTCCAACAGCCTTTAGCTTTGCTGAACTAGATCAAGCAACGAAGGGATTCAGAGAAGAGTTGGGCAGAGGAGCGTCTGGGGCTGTGTATAAAGGGATTTTGCCAAATTCCAAGAAGGTTGTGGCTGTAAAGAAACTCGAGAAAGTATTAGCAGAAGGGGAAAAGGAGTTTCAGAATGAACTCACAGTGATTGGGAAAACACATCATCGTAATCTTGTCCGGCTACTGGGCTACTGCCTTGATGGCACTAAGAGGCTTCTAGTTTACGAGTATATGAGCAATGGATCATTGGAAAATATCCTGTACAAACCAGAGAACCGCCTGAGTTGGGATGAAAGAATTAGAATTGTCCGTGACATTGCAAGAGGTATTCTTTACCTTCATGAAGAGTGTGAGACACAAATCATCCATTGTGACATCAAACCTCAGAACGTACTCATGAATGAAAACAGGTGTGCCAAGATTTCTGATTTTGGGTTGGCAAAGATATTAAAACATGATCAAACCAGAACTTGTACTGCAGTAAGAGGAACAAGAGGTTATGTTGCACCAGAATGGTTCCGGAACTTGCCCGTGTCAGTAAAAGCAGATGTTTACAGCTTTGGAATTATGCTATTAGAGATCATATGCTACCGAAAAAATGCAGACTGGACCTATTCTGGGGATGAAGCTATTCTTGAAGAATGGGCTTATCAGTGTTTCGAGGCTAGGGAGCTATATAAATTGGTTGGTGATCAGGAGGTTCTTGAAGTGAGAGAACTGGAAAGAATGATCAAGATAGCTCTCTGGTGCATCCAGGATGAGCCTGCTCTTCGTCCATCCATGAAGAAAGTCGTTCTGATGCTGGAAGGAACTGTTGATATTCCAGTTCCTCCAAGTCCTACATCTTTTCTAAGTGCCATATAA